The DNA segment TAATATCGGCATAGGCTACTTCCCATGGACCTTCGCTTTCATCAATCCATGTTATGGTTGCTGTGGTCTCTGTTACCTCGGTAATTGTATAAGTTGCTATAGTGTTTATACAGGTATTAATACAATCGGTGCTAAGGCAGGTTGAACTATTAACGTTGTCTAATATTCTTTGGGCAGGTTGCATACCAAACCCGTTGGCAAAGTTAATACCTACTTCAGGGACTAAGTGGCAGTAGCTCATTATTGTACCACCTTCTAATTCTGTAGGTATAATACTTTGTTCGCAATTACCCTCTACAAATCCTGCTGATGTACCACAACCGTCTATGGCGGTATTGTTACCATTCCAGTAACAACCATGAGTGTGTGGTGAGCCTAAAAGGTGACCAAACTCGTGTGTTATAACTTGAACTGCCCAAGAGAAAAGTGGCACTTCTTGAAAGTTAAGACTATTAACGTCAGAGTAGCTGTAGTTTGAATTAGAGCATAAACCATCTATAGTGGCAGCTACACCACCAAGCCCTCCAGGGTCTATACCTACAAGTTGTCCTACATCGCCATCAAAAACGGGACGTATTTGGTTAAATTGATTAAGGTATTCAAAAGAGCTTTCGCCTTCATAAGGGTCTTGCTCTGTCCAGATGTAAAGTGATTTTAATGCTATTGTAATACCATCGTTGTCAAATAATGTTTGAACACTGTTAAACACTGATGTCATCCAGTTTATGGTAAACTCTTCGTCAGATTCGTTTTCAAGATAGATATCATTATCTATTTCAAAATACATCGTTACACAACGGTCGCTAAGTGTTCCTGCTGGACTTTGTGCTTCTCTTTTTTGTCCGCTAAATTGTGCTGCTTTAGGCTCTGGAGCATTACATTTAAATGTGTTTGAAATGTTTAAGTCAGCGTCAGAATAGATAATATAATCAGTTAAGTTGCCTGTTTTGTGTAACTTTCCTATAACAAGGTTGTTAATGCTGCTTGATGATATTATTCCATTCATTTCGTCTTTAAAGAAGTTGAATGATGTTACTGTAGTGGCGTCTCCTTTTATAATACCTCTATAATAAGCTCCTTTGTTAAAAGGAACGTCGTTTTGTTTGTCAGTATCGGTATGGAAGCCTTCGGCTAGGATGTCTACTCTATATAGTTGTACGGTAATAGTACCTTCACTATAAGGAATATCGAGTTCGATATTTTCATAATGATTGTTTGCAATGTTTTCAATAACACTCTTGTTTACGGTTGCTAATAGTGAGTTGTTTACCGTTTTTTGAATGGTATTATCTACTGGGGCAGTAGTAGCAATGAGTGGAGTGAATTTTATGAACTGTGTCTTTTGAGAATTTAGAACTTCTATTTTTTGAGCTATTCTATTTTGTCCATAAAAACTTATAGCACTTAAGAAAAGTGCTATAATAAAAATAATTTTTTTCATAAATCTTTTATGATATAACGTATTACAAAGCTTTTTATTATAGATTTTTAAGATCTTTCATAACCTTAAAGGCAAGATCTATCTCTTCTTCGCTTACTAGTATTGTAAACTCGTAAGATGTAGATATTACTTCATTTACAATAATACCTTCCCATGCAAGTCTTTGAAATATATAGTAATATACACCTGGTGTAGATATATTGTCTTTAGGTAGTTTTATAGTGATAGAGGCAAGATTATCTGTGCGCTCTACCATTTTTTCATCAGCAAAAAGTGTATCTACAATATCATTGACAGATGAACTCACAACAATGCTTGTTTCGTTCACACCGCGTGATGAGGTATAGAATACTTCAGGATTAGCAGTAATACGGTTTATTAATTCGACATGTTTGTTTAACATAGTGTCAGATACCACAAAGGTATAATCAGTTAGTGAAGAGCGTACCGTAATTTCGCCTATAGATTTTAGTACTTTAACTATTTTATGATTAAGGCGGAAGTCAAGATCTTCAGAGAGTCTCTTTAGCGACATAACTACTGCACCTTGTTTCACATCTTTACCCAATTCTAGTTCCAGTTCGGGCATCATATTTCGTGCAAGTGAGGTAAGGTTGATAATACCTTGCGATAATGCGCTTAGCAAAAAAGGTTTAGTCTTTATGTAGTGTTCTACTACAGAAGAGATTGTTTTCATACGTTAATAAGTTGTAGTTGTAGTTGTAGTTTGTGTAAACAAATATACAAACTAAAACATTCTGTTAAATATTTAACAAACTAAAAATCACAAAAATAATTTTGATTTTAAATTAATGCTGTTAAAGAAATACTGAGAATATCTTTTTTAAAACTTAAAAAGCAGGTATTTTTTTATTGTTTATCTAGTTTTTCGGGTTATATCATGATTATAATGTAATACTTAAATTATGTTTAAAACTAAACAACTGTTAATTTTTTAAACATAGTGTTTGTTTTTAATCTATTTTATAGGTTTTTAAAAATAAAAGAATGCATTTTCAAGATGTTCCGTTTCAAACAGACCTTTGTTTTTATAAATAGCAATAATATCAAAACGCACTTCGACGTCTAGATCGTTTTGTGTTATATATTCATTTACTGCTTTTACCAATAGTTGTATTTTTTTGGGCTTTACAAAGTCTTGTGGTGACCCAAAATCTAGTGTAGATCGTGTTTTTACCTCTATTATCGCCAGCACATCACCTTTTTTAGCAATAATATCAACCTCTGCTTTCTGGAAAACCCAATTAGTTTCTAATATTTCATATTCCTGCTTCCGCAGATAATCGGCTGCCATTTCTTCCCCTAGTTTCCCAAGTTCGTTATGCTCTGCCATTAGTCAAAAGTAACTTTTGTACCATTAGTGCTTACATCAAGAGTAATTCCCTGCCCTAGTACTAAAGCGCGGTTATCGTGCATATGCCCTGCTGGGAAGTTAAAGCAGATAGGTATATTATAGTCTTTAGTAATATCCTGAATAATCTCTAAAGCATCATGTCCCCATGGAATACTATTGTCGTTCATACTGGTCATACCGCCTATTATAATACCTTTTACATTTTCGAAATAACCATTTCGTTTCAAGTTCATCATCATACGGTCTATATGGTATAAGTATTCGTCGAGGTCTTCAATAAAAAGTATTTTGTCTTTATACTCCACTTCCGACCGCGACCCAATGATACTATACAATACTGAAAGGTTACCGCCAATAAGCTCGCCGTGTACTTTTCCTGCTTTGTTAAACTTATGGGGTTCTATACTGTAGCTTATCTTCTCTCCAAATAATGCTTT comes from the Flavobacterium arcticum genome and includes:
- a CDS encoding aspartate kinase codes for the protein MKTISSVVEHYIKTKPFLLSALSQGIINLTSLARNMMPELELELGKDVKQGAVVMSLKRLSEDLDFRLNHKIVKVLKSIGEITVRSSLTDYTFVVSDTMLNKHVELINRITANPEVFYTSSRGVNETSIVVSSSVNDIVDTLFADEKMVERTDNLASITIKLPKDNISTPGVYYYIFQRLAWEGIIVNEVISTSYEFTILVSEEEIDLAFKVMKDLKNL
- a CDS encoding M12 family metallo-peptidase: MKKIIFIIALFLSAISFYGQNRIAQKIEVLNSQKTQFIKFTPLIATTAPVDNTIQKTVNNSLLATVNKSVIENIANNHYENIELDIPYSEGTITVQLYRVDILAEGFHTDTDKQNDVPFNKGAYYRGIIKGDATTVTSFNFFKDEMNGIISSSSINNLVIGKLHKTGNLTDYIIYSDADLNISNTFKCNAPEPKAAQFSGQKREAQSPAGTLSDRCVTMYFEIDNDIYLENESDEEFTINWMTSVFNSVQTLFDNDGITIALKSLYIWTEQDPYEGESSFEYLNQFNQIRPVFDGDVGQLVGIDPGGLGGVAATIDGLCSNSNYSYSDVNSLNFQEVPLFSWAVQVITHEFGHLLGSPHTHGCYWNGNNTAIDGCGTSAGFVEGNCEQSIIPTELEGGTIMSYCHLVPEVGINFANGFGMQPAQRILDNVNSSTCLSTDCINTCINTIATYTITEVTETTATITWIDESEGPWEVAYADINGEFTNWQPVDENTFTATTLDPNTYYKFSVRPVCPESTAPANDQLVFATTTDYCLGITFTDTGDIDGNYSNRETLTRTFIPTEDTNIIVTFTEFDLEADFDFLSVYDGATANAPLLGTFSGTTIPGPFESTAQDGSLTFVFTSDSFLTRTGWSADVTCAGIASVSDNTFSDFSYYPNPTTDVVNITSAENITDVWVYNVAGQLLLHNKANSNNTSTNIAPFAQGVYFFKIANGTKEANFRIIKQ
- a CDS encoding S66 peptidase family protein, whose translation is MKTPPYLQKGDTVAILATARKIDLAPLQPAIKLLESWGLNVVTGKTIGLDNNNQLAGADWQRATDFQNMIDNPSIKAIWCAKGGYGTVRMVDRVDFTNFKKNPKWFIGFSDATVLHSHINNMNIATLHAIMCISVSRATPEAIESFRKALFGEKISYSIEPHKFNKAGKVHGELIGGNLSVLYSIIGSRSEVEYKDKILFIEDLDEYLYHIDRMMMNLKRNGYFENVKGIIIGGMTSMNDNSIPWGHDALEIIQDITKDYNIPICFNFPAGHMHDNRALVLGQGITLDVSTNGTKVTFD
- a CDS encoding YraN family protein produces the protein MAEHNELGKLGEEMAADYLRKQEYEILETNWVFQKAEVDIIAKKGDVLAIIEVKTRSTLDFGSPQDFVKPKKIQLLVKAVNEYITQNDLDVEVRFDIIAIYKNKGLFETEHLENAFFYF